The Vitis riparia cultivar Riparia Gloire de Montpellier isolate 1030 chromosome 10, EGFV_Vit.rip_1.0, whole genome shotgun sequence genome includes a region encoding these proteins:
- the LOC117922878 gene encoding G-type lectin S-receptor-like serine/threonine-protein kinase At1g11410 isoform X3 — translation MKSHMDPVKMFLQYLLLFLMLPLCSSTNTITPNQPFRDGDLLVSKQSRFALGFFSPRNSTLRYIGVWYNTILEQTVVWVLNRDHPINDTSGVLSVNTSGNLLLHRGNTHVWSTNVSISSVNATVAQLLDTGNLVLIQNDDKRVVWQSFDHPTDTMLPHMKVGLDRRTGLNRFLTSWKSPEDPGTGEYSFKLDVNGSPQLFLSMGSKWIWRTGPWNGLGFVGVPEMLTTFIFDIRFWNTVDEVSMEFTLVNSSTFSSIKLGSDGLYQRYTLDERNHQLVAIWSAARDPCDNYGRCGLNSNCDVYTGAGFECTCLAGFEPKSQRDWSLRDGSGGCVRIQGTNTCRSGEGFIKIAGVKPPDASTARVNESLNLEGCKKECLNDCNCRAYTSADVSTGGSGCLSWYGDLMDIRTLAQGGQDLFVRVDAIILDETKRSMLTWRKRFEIIIGIARGILYLHQDSRLRIIHRDLKASNILLDIDMIPKISDFGMARLFGKNQVEGSTNRVVGTYGYMSPEYAMEGLFSIKSDVYSFGVLLLEIITGRKNTAYYYDSPSFNLVGYVWSLWREDKALDIVDPSLEKSNHANEVLRCIQIGLLCVQESAIDRPTMLTVIFMLGNNSTLPTPNQPAFVMKTCHNGANSFSVVVNSINEVTITMDAR, via the exons ATGAAGTCACATATGGATCCTGTAAAGATGTTTCTTCAGTACTTGCTTCTATTCCTTATGCTCCCACTTTGCAGCTCCACTAACACCATAACTCCCAACCAGCCCTTCAGAGATGGTGACCTTCTAGTCTCTAAACAGTCCAGGTTCGCTCTTGGCTTCTTCAGTCCACGGAATTCTACACTCCGATACATTGGAGTTTGGTACAACACAATTCTTGAACAAACCGTTGTATGGGTTCTTAACAGAGACCATCCTATCAATGATACCTCCGGAGTCCTCTCCGTCAACACTTCTGGAAACCTCCTTCTGCACCGCGGAAACACTCATGTATGGTCCACAAACGTTTCCATCTCATCAGTCAACGCTACTGTGGCTCAGCTGTTAGATACCGGAAACCTAGTCTTGATCCAAAACGATGACAAGAGGGTTGTTTGGCAAAGCTTCGATCACCCGACAGACACCATGCTTCCCCACATGAAGGTAGGACTTGACCGGAGAACTGGGTTGAATCGGTTCTTAACATCTTGGAAGTCACCGGAAGACCCGGGAACAGGTGAATACTCGTTTAAGTTGGATGTGAATGGATCTCCTCAACTGTTCTTGTCTATGGGTTCCAAGTGGATTTGGCGAACGGGCCCCTGGAACGGTCTTGGATTCGTGGGTGTGCCGGAGATGTTAACTACCTTCATATTCGACATCCGGTTTTGGAACACTGTGGATGAGGTCTCGATGGAATTCACCCTCGTGAATTCTTCCACTTTCTCAAGCATTAAGTTGGGCAGTGATGGACTCTACCAGCGCTACACGTTGGACGAACGAAACCACCAATTGGTAGCGATCTGGTCGGCGGCGAGGGACCCCTGCGACAACTACGGTCGGTGTGGGCTCAACAGCAACTGCGACGTCTACACAGGAGCTGGCTTTGAGTGCACATGCCTTGCGGGATTCGAGCCCAAGTCGCAACGTGACTGGTCCTTGAGAGACGGGTCGGGTGGGTGTGTGAGGATCCAAGGCACGAATACCTGTAGGAGTGGGGAAGGGTTCATAAAAATAGCAGGTGTGAAGCCACCAGATGCATCGACGGCACGTGTTAACGAGAGTTTGAACTTGGAAGGCTGTAAAAAGGAGTGCTTGAATGACTGTAACTGCCGTGCATACACTAGCGCTGATGTGAGCACAGGAGGAAGTGGGTGCTTGTCTTGGTACGGGGATTTAATGGACATAAGAACCTTAGCCCAAGGGGGCCAAGATTTATTTGTTCGCGTGGATGCTATTATTTTAG ATGAAACAAAAAGATCAATGTTGACTTGGAGGAAGCGCTTTGAAATCATTATTGGAATTGCTCGAGGGATATTATATCTTCATCAAGACTCAAGATTAAGAATCATACATAGAGATCTAAAAGCAAGCAATATTCTATTAGATATTGATATGATCccaaaaatttcagattttggcATGGCTAGATTATTTGGCAAGAATCAAGTTGAAGGAAGCACAAATCGGGTAGTTGGAACATA TGGTTATATGTCACCTGAGTATGCAATGGAAGGACTATTTTCAATCAAGTCTGATGTATATAGCTTTGGGGTTTTGCTACTAGAGATTATTACTGGGAGAAAAAACACAGCTTATTATTATGATAGTCCTTCTTTCAACTTAGTTGGATAT gtTTGGAGCCTATGGAGAGAAGACAAAGCCTTGGATATAGTAGATCCATCACTAGAAAAGTCAAATCATGCAAATGAAGTATTGAGATGCATCCAAATTGGACTCTTATGTGTCCAAGAATCTGCAATAGATCGACCTACCATGTTGACAGTTATTTTCATGTTGGGTAACAACTCTACTCTTCCTACTCCTAATCAACCTGCATTTGTTATGAAAACATGTCATAATGGTGCAAACTCATTTAGTGTCGTAGTCAATTCTATAAATGAGGTAACAATAACTATGGATGCACGCTAA
- the LOC117922878 gene encoding G-type lectin S-receptor-like serine/threonine-protein kinase At1g11410 isoform X1 — MKSHMDPVKMFLQYLLLFLMLPLCSSTNTITPNQPFRDGDLLVSKQSRFALGFFSPRNSTLRYIGVWYNTILEQTVVWVLNRDHPINDTSGVLSVNTSGNLLLHRGNTHVWSTNVSISSVNATVAQLLDTGNLVLIQNDDKRVVWQSFDHPTDTMLPHMKVGLDRRTGLNRFLTSWKSPEDPGTGEYSFKLDVNGSPQLFLSMGSKWIWRTGPWNGLGFVGVPEMLTTFIFDIRFWNTVDEVSMEFTLVNSSTFSSIKLGSDGLYQRYTLDERNHQLVAIWSAARDPCDNYGRCGLNSNCDVYTGAGFECTCLAGFEPKSQRDWSLRDGSGGCVRIQGTNTCRSGEGFIKIAGVKPPDASTARVNESLNLEGCKKECLNDCNCRAYTSADVSTGGSGCLSWYGDLMDIRTLAQGGQDLFVRVDAIILAENERKKTFFHKKMMIVILAVGVVFFMIPTICSSWLIMKKRKGKGRQCKTLFNMSSKATRLKHYSKAKEIDENGENSELQFFDLSIVITATNNFSITNKLGRGGFGTVYKGLLSNGQEIAVKRLSRNSGQGVEEFKNEVTLIAKLQHKNLVKLLGCCIEEEEKMLIYEYLPNKSLDYFIFDETKRSMLTWRKRFEIIIGIARGILYLHQDSRLRIIHRDLKASNILLDIDMIPKISDFGMARLFGKNQVEGSTNRVVGTYGYMSPEYAMEGLFSIKSDVYSFGVLLLEIITGRKNTAYYYDSPSFNLVGYVWSLWREDKALDIVDPSLEKSNHANEVLRCIQIGLLCVQESAIDRPTMLTVIFMLGNNSTLPTPNQPAFVMKTCHNGANSFSVVVNSINEVTITMDAR, encoded by the exons ATGAAGTCACATATGGATCCTGTAAAGATGTTTCTTCAGTACTTGCTTCTATTCCTTATGCTCCCACTTTGCAGCTCCACTAACACCATAACTCCCAACCAGCCCTTCAGAGATGGTGACCTTCTAGTCTCTAAACAGTCCAGGTTCGCTCTTGGCTTCTTCAGTCCACGGAATTCTACACTCCGATACATTGGAGTTTGGTACAACACAATTCTTGAACAAACCGTTGTATGGGTTCTTAACAGAGACCATCCTATCAATGATACCTCCGGAGTCCTCTCCGTCAACACTTCTGGAAACCTCCTTCTGCACCGCGGAAACACTCATGTATGGTCCACAAACGTTTCCATCTCATCAGTCAACGCTACTGTGGCTCAGCTGTTAGATACCGGAAACCTAGTCTTGATCCAAAACGATGACAAGAGGGTTGTTTGGCAAAGCTTCGATCACCCGACAGACACCATGCTTCCCCACATGAAGGTAGGACTTGACCGGAGAACTGGGTTGAATCGGTTCTTAACATCTTGGAAGTCACCGGAAGACCCGGGAACAGGTGAATACTCGTTTAAGTTGGATGTGAATGGATCTCCTCAACTGTTCTTGTCTATGGGTTCCAAGTGGATTTGGCGAACGGGCCCCTGGAACGGTCTTGGATTCGTGGGTGTGCCGGAGATGTTAACTACCTTCATATTCGACATCCGGTTTTGGAACACTGTGGATGAGGTCTCGATGGAATTCACCCTCGTGAATTCTTCCACTTTCTCAAGCATTAAGTTGGGCAGTGATGGACTCTACCAGCGCTACACGTTGGACGAACGAAACCACCAATTGGTAGCGATCTGGTCGGCGGCGAGGGACCCCTGCGACAACTACGGTCGGTGTGGGCTCAACAGCAACTGCGACGTCTACACAGGAGCTGGCTTTGAGTGCACATGCCTTGCGGGATTCGAGCCCAAGTCGCAACGTGACTGGTCCTTGAGAGACGGGTCGGGTGGGTGTGTGAGGATCCAAGGCACGAATACCTGTAGGAGTGGGGAAGGGTTCATAAAAATAGCAGGTGTGAAGCCACCAGATGCATCGACGGCACGTGTTAACGAGAGTTTGAACTTGGAAGGCTGTAAAAAGGAGTGCTTGAATGACTGTAACTGCCGTGCATACACTAGCGCTGATGTGAGCACAGGAGGAAGTGGGTGCTTGTCTTGGTACGGGGATTTAATGGACATAAGAACCTTAGCCCAAGGGGGCCAAGATTTATTTGTTCGCGTGGATGCTATTATTTTAG cagaaaatgaaagaaaaaaaactttctttcacAAGAAGATGATGATAGTGATTCTCGCCGTTGGGGTTGTTTTCTTCATGATTCCCACGATTTGTTCATCTTGGTtgataatgaagaaaagaaaag GTAAAGGAAGACAATGTAAAACATTGTTTAATATGAGCTCAAAAGCTACAAGGCTCAAACACTATTCAAAAGCAAAGGAGATAgatgaaaatggagaaaattctGAATTACAATTCTTTGATCTAAGCATTGTAATTACAGCAACAAATAATTTCTCTATTACTAACAAACTTGGACGAGGTGGTTTTGGCACAGTCTATAAG GGTCTACTATCCAATGGACAAGAAATAGCTGTGAAAAGATTATCAAGGAATTCAGGACAAGGAGTAGAAGAATTTAAGAATGAAGTCACTCTAATTGCAAAACTCCAACACAAGAATCTTGTGAAGCTTCTAGGTTGTTgtattgaagaagaagagaaaatgctAATCTATGAGTACTTGCCAAACAAAAGCTTGGactatttcatttttg ATGAAACAAAAAGATCAATGTTGACTTGGAGGAAGCGCTTTGAAATCATTATTGGAATTGCTCGAGGGATATTATATCTTCATCAAGACTCAAGATTAAGAATCATACATAGAGATCTAAAAGCAAGCAATATTCTATTAGATATTGATATGATCccaaaaatttcagattttggcATGGCTAGATTATTTGGCAAGAATCAAGTTGAAGGAAGCACAAATCGGGTAGTTGGAACATA TGGTTATATGTCACCTGAGTATGCAATGGAAGGACTATTTTCAATCAAGTCTGATGTATATAGCTTTGGGGTTTTGCTACTAGAGATTATTACTGGGAGAAAAAACACAGCTTATTATTATGATAGTCCTTCTTTCAACTTAGTTGGATAT gtTTGGAGCCTATGGAGAGAAGACAAAGCCTTGGATATAGTAGATCCATCACTAGAAAAGTCAAATCATGCAAATGAAGTATTGAGATGCATCCAAATTGGACTCTTATGTGTCCAAGAATCTGCAATAGATCGACCTACCATGTTGACAGTTATTTTCATGTTGGGTAACAACTCTACTCTTCCTACTCCTAATCAACCTGCATTTGTTATGAAAACATGTCATAATGGTGCAAACTCATTTAGTGTCGTAGTCAATTCTATAAATGAGGTAACAATAACTATGGATGCACGCTAA
- the LOC117922878 gene encoding G-type lectin S-receptor-like serine/threonine-protein kinase At1g11410 isoform X2 has protein sequence MKSHMDPVKMFLQYLLLFLMLPLCSSTNTITPNQPFRDGDLLVSKQSRFALGFFSPRNSTLRYIGVWYNTILEQTVVWVLNRDHPINDTSGVLSVNTSGNLLLHRGNTHVWSTNVSISSVNATVAQLLDTGNLVLIQNDDKRVVWQSFDHPTDTMLPHMKVGLDRRTGLNRFLTSWKSPEDPGTGEYSFKLDVNGSPQLFLSMGSKWIWRTGPWNGLGFVGVPEMLTTFIFDIRFWNTVDEVSMEFTLVNSSTFSSIKLGSDGLYQRYTLDERNHQLVAIWSAARDPCDNYGRCGLNSNCDVYTGAGFECTCLAGFEPKSQRDWSLRDGSGGCVRIQGTNTCRSGEGFIKIAGVKPPDASTARVNESLNLEGCKKECLNDCNCRAYTSADVSTGGSGCLSWYGDLMDIRTLAQGGQDLFVRVDAIILENERKKTFFHKKMMIVILAVGVVFFMIPTICSSWLIMKKRKGKGRQCKTLFNMSSKATRLKHYSKAKEIDENGENSELQFFDLSIVITATNNFSITNKLGRGGFGTVYKGLLSNGQEIAVKRLSRNSGQGVEEFKNEVTLIAKLQHKNLVKLLGCCIEEEEKMLIYEYLPNKSLDYFIFDETKRSMLTWRKRFEIIIGIARGILYLHQDSRLRIIHRDLKASNILLDIDMIPKISDFGMARLFGKNQVEGSTNRVVGTYGYMSPEYAMEGLFSIKSDVYSFGVLLLEIITGRKNTAYYYDSPSFNLVGYVWSLWREDKALDIVDPSLEKSNHANEVLRCIQIGLLCVQESAIDRPTMLTVIFMLGNNSTLPTPNQPAFVMKTCHNGANSFSVVVNSINEVTITMDAR, from the exons ATGAAGTCACATATGGATCCTGTAAAGATGTTTCTTCAGTACTTGCTTCTATTCCTTATGCTCCCACTTTGCAGCTCCACTAACACCATAACTCCCAACCAGCCCTTCAGAGATGGTGACCTTCTAGTCTCTAAACAGTCCAGGTTCGCTCTTGGCTTCTTCAGTCCACGGAATTCTACACTCCGATACATTGGAGTTTGGTACAACACAATTCTTGAACAAACCGTTGTATGGGTTCTTAACAGAGACCATCCTATCAATGATACCTCCGGAGTCCTCTCCGTCAACACTTCTGGAAACCTCCTTCTGCACCGCGGAAACACTCATGTATGGTCCACAAACGTTTCCATCTCATCAGTCAACGCTACTGTGGCTCAGCTGTTAGATACCGGAAACCTAGTCTTGATCCAAAACGATGACAAGAGGGTTGTTTGGCAAAGCTTCGATCACCCGACAGACACCATGCTTCCCCACATGAAGGTAGGACTTGACCGGAGAACTGGGTTGAATCGGTTCTTAACATCTTGGAAGTCACCGGAAGACCCGGGAACAGGTGAATACTCGTTTAAGTTGGATGTGAATGGATCTCCTCAACTGTTCTTGTCTATGGGTTCCAAGTGGATTTGGCGAACGGGCCCCTGGAACGGTCTTGGATTCGTGGGTGTGCCGGAGATGTTAACTACCTTCATATTCGACATCCGGTTTTGGAACACTGTGGATGAGGTCTCGATGGAATTCACCCTCGTGAATTCTTCCACTTTCTCAAGCATTAAGTTGGGCAGTGATGGACTCTACCAGCGCTACACGTTGGACGAACGAAACCACCAATTGGTAGCGATCTGGTCGGCGGCGAGGGACCCCTGCGACAACTACGGTCGGTGTGGGCTCAACAGCAACTGCGACGTCTACACAGGAGCTGGCTTTGAGTGCACATGCCTTGCGGGATTCGAGCCCAAGTCGCAACGTGACTGGTCCTTGAGAGACGGGTCGGGTGGGTGTGTGAGGATCCAAGGCACGAATACCTGTAGGAGTGGGGAAGGGTTCATAAAAATAGCAGGTGTGAAGCCACCAGATGCATCGACGGCACGTGTTAACGAGAGTTTGAACTTGGAAGGCTGTAAAAAGGAGTGCTTGAATGACTGTAACTGCCGTGCATACACTAGCGCTGATGTGAGCACAGGAGGAAGTGGGTGCTTGTCTTGGTACGGGGATTTAATGGACATAAGAACCTTAGCCCAAGGGGGCCAAGATTTATTTGTTCGCGTGGATGCTATTATTTTAG aaaatgaaagaaaaaaaactttctttcacAAGAAGATGATGATAGTGATTCTCGCCGTTGGGGTTGTTTTCTTCATGATTCCCACGATTTGTTCATCTTGGTtgataatgaagaaaagaaaag GTAAAGGAAGACAATGTAAAACATTGTTTAATATGAGCTCAAAAGCTACAAGGCTCAAACACTATTCAAAAGCAAAGGAGATAgatgaaaatggagaaaattctGAATTACAATTCTTTGATCTAAGCATTGTAATTACAGCAACAAATAATTTCTCTATTACTAACAAACTTGGACGAGGTGGTTTTGGCACAGTCTATAAG GGTCTACTATCCAATGGACAAGAAATAGCTGTGAAAAGATTATCAAGGAATTCAGGACAAGGAGTAGAAGAATTTAAGAATGAAGTCACTCTAATTGCAAAACTCCAACACAAGAATCTTGTGAAGCTTCTAGGTTGTTgtattgaagaagaagagaaaatgctAATCTATGAGTACTTGCCAAACAAAAGCTTGGactatttcatttttg ATGAAACAAAAAGATCAATGTTGACTTGGAGGAAGCGCTTTGAAATCATTATTGGAATTGCTCGAGGGATATTATATCTTCATCAAGACTCAAGATTAAGAATCATACATAGAGATCTAAAAGCAAGCAATATTCTATTAGATATTGATATGATCccaaaaatttcagattttggcATGGCTAGATTATTTGGCAAGAATCAAGTTGAAGGAAGCACAAATCGGGTAGTTGGAACATA TGGTTATATGTCACCTGAGTATGCAATGGAAGGACTATTTTCAATCAAGTCTGATGTATATAGCTTTGGGGTTTTGCTACTAGAGATTATTACTGGGAGAAAAAACACAGCTTATTATTATGATAGTCCTTCTTTCAACTTAGTTGGATAT gtTTGGAGCCTATGGAGAGAAGACAAAGCCTTGGATATAGTAGATCCATCACTAGAAAAGTCAAATCATGCAAATGAAGTATTGAGATGCATCCAAATTGGACTCTTATGTGTCCAAGAATCTGCAATAGATCGACCTACCATGTTGACAGTTATTTTCATGTTGGGTAACAACTCTACTCTTCCTACTCCTAATCAACCTGCATTTGTTATGAAAACATGTCATAATGGTGCAAACTCATTTAGTGTCGTAGTCAATTCTATAAATGAGGTAACAATAACTATGGATGCACGCTAA